One Streptomyces fagopyri DNA window includes the following coding sequences:
- the purQ gene encoding phosphoribosylformylglycinamidine synthase subunit PurQ → MTARIGVVTFPGSLDDRDTQRAIRLAGAEPVALWHKDKDLKQVDAVVLPGGFSYGDYLRAGAISRFSPVMETVIAQAKAGMPVLGICNGFQVLTEAHLLPGAMLGNNHLHFICRDQKLRVENAGTSWTADYASGQEIHIPLKNMDGRYVADERTLDMLEAEGRVVFRYVDVNPNGSLRDIAGITNEAGNVVGLMPHPEHAVEPLVGSGRTDGLPFFTSILKKLVTA, encoded by the coding sequence GTGACCGCTCGTATTGGAGTCGTCACTTTTCCGGGCAGCCTCGACGACCGTGACACCCAGCGAGCGATCCGGCTCGCGGGCGCCGAACCCGTCGCCCTCTGGCACAAGGACAAGGACCTCAAGCAGGTCGACGCCGTGGTGCTGCCCGGCGGTTTCTCGTACGGCGACTATCTGCGGGCCGGCGCCATCTCGCGCTTCTCGCCCGTGATGGAGACCGTGATCGCGCAGGCGAAGGCCGGAATGCCGGTTCTCGGCATCTGCAACGGCTTCCAGGTCCTCACCGAGGCGCACCTCCTGCCGGGCGCGATGCTCGGCAACAACCACCTCCACTTCATCTGCCGCGACCAGAAGCTGCGGGTGGAGAACGCGGGAACCTCCTGGACCGCCGACTACGCGTCCGGCCAGGAGATCCACATCCCGCTGAAGAACATGGACGGGCGGTACGTCGCCGACGAGCGCACGCTCGACATGCTGGAGGCGGAGGGCCGGGTCGTGTTCCGCTACGTGGACGTCAACCCGAACGGCTCGCTGCGGGACATCGCCGGCATCACGAACGAGGCGGGCAACGTCGTCGGCCTGATGCCGCACCCGGAGCACGCCGTCGAGCCCCTCGTCGGCTCCGGCCGCACCGACGGCCTCCCCTTCTTCACCTCGATCCTCAAGAAGCTGGTCACCGCATGA